A window from Flavobacterium gyeonganense encodes these proteins:
- a CDS encoding M1 family metallopeptidase, protein MKYILLFFTTFGFAQQIQFVDFKSVSAQLKLNANERSVSGFVNYHFEVLKPIDTIKIDAKNMEFSKVAINHKEAVFINTGKQLQIVDHFKEGENQLTFEYTVKPKQALYFVDIENAEVQIWTQGQGRYTSNWFPSFDDVNEKMIFNLRITYDKNYQVISNGILKEKEEENNQFYWQYQMEKPMSSYLLMLAIGKFDKKEFRSKSKIPLEYYLEPEDADRFEPTYRYSKRIFDFLEKEIGVRYPWKINRQIPVRDFLYAGMENTTTTLFATRYVVDSIGFEDRNYTNVDAHELAHHWFGDLITAESSTHHWLQEGFATYYALLAEKEIYGEDYFYSKLYDTAQQLKFASRTDSIPVLNPKASSLTFYEKGAWALFILHESIGDKAFKKAIKSYLKKYAYQTVNTQDFFNEIKKVSDFDLDKFQKTWLEITAFDTPTANALLSKNKAIQERLEVDKLKKTPLAEKQDYFLKVLNSDAYQAVKVSVVDQVGTEKYEAKKALLRAALQTNNIKVRQAVAENLPKIPEDFRLEYETLLEDKSYQTQEIALYFLWKNFPELRAAYLDKTKTWIGFNDYNLRTLWLSLALSTENYSNDPEVLISELIAFSSVKYEATTRQNALEKLIAFKIINDQVLSNLVGATTHHMWQFSKFGRETIRLLLKNSEMRASFERILPNLNPDEQFQLNRLLKE, encoded by the coding sequence ATGAAATACATTCTATTATTTTTCACCACCTTTGGTTTTGCACAACAAATCCAATTTGTGGATTTTAAATCGGTTTCAGCACAATTAAAACTAAATGCAAATGAAAGATCGGTTTCAGGTTTTGTTAACTATCATTTTGAAGTTTTAAAACCAATAGATACTATAAAGATTGATGCTAAAAATATGGAATTTTCCAAAGTAGCAATCAATCATAAAGAAGCGGTTTTTATTAATACAGGCAAGCAGTTACAAATCGTTGATCATTTTAAGGAAGGCGAAAATCAATTGACTTTTGAATATACTGTAAAACCTAAACAAGCCTTGTATTTTGTAGATATTGAAAATGCCGAGGTACAAATCTGGACACAGGGGCAGGGAAGGTACACAAGTAACTGGTTTCCGAGTTTTGATGATGTGAATGAAAAAATGATTTTTAACCTCAGAATTACCTACGATAAAAACTATCAGGTTATCTCTAACGGGATTTTAAAAGAAAAGGAAGAAGAAAACAATCAGTTTTATTGGCAATATCAAATGGAAAAGCCAATGAGTTCTTATTTATTAATGCTTGCCATTGGAAAATTTGATAAAAAAGAATTCAGATCAAAATCTAAAATTCCGCTTGAATATTATCTCGAACCTGAAGATGCAGATCGTTTTGAACCGACATACCGTTATTCGAAACGTATTTTTGACTTTTTAGAGAAAGAAATAGGAGTTAGATATCCTTGGAAAATCAACAGACAAATTCCGGTTCGTGACTTTTTGTATGCCGGAATGGAAAATACGACGACAACACTTTTTGCTACGCGCTATGTCGTAGATTCTATAGGTTTTGAAGACCGAAACTATACTAATGTTGATGCACATGAGCTGGCACATCATTGGTTTGGAGATTTAATTACCGCAGAAAGTAGTACACATCACTGGCTTCAGGAAGGTTTTGCAACCTATTATGCTTTATTGGCAGAGAAAGAAATTTACGGAGAAGATTATTTTTATTCCAAATTATACGATACTGCGCAACAGCTCAAATTTGCTTCCAGAACCGATTCAATTCCTGTTTTGAATCCCAAAGCCAGTTCACTGACTTTTTACGAAAAAGGAGCCTGGGCATTATTTATTCTGCATGAATCTATTGGTGATAAAGCATTTAAAAAGGCTATAAAAAGCTATTTAAAGAAGTATGCTTATCAAACTGTCAACACGCAGGATTTCTTCAACGAAATTAAAAAAGTATCTGATTTTGATCTGGACAAATTTCAGAAAACATGGTTGGAAATTACTGCTTTTGATACTCCCACAGCGAATGCTTTATTAAGTAAAAACAAAGCAATTCAGGAAAGACTGGAAGTAGACAAACTAAAAAAAACACCTTTGGCTGAAAAGCAGGATTACTTTTTAAAAGTTTTAAATTCAGATGCCTATCAGGCTGTAAAAGTATCTGTTGTTGATCAGGTTGGAACGGAAAAATATGAAGCTAAAAAAGCACTTTTGAGAGCTGCTTTGCAAACGAACAATATAAAAGTCCGTCAGGCTGTTGCTGAGAATTTACCGAAAATCCCGGAAGATTTTAGGTTAGAATATGAAACTTTGTTAGAAGATAAATCGTATCAGACGCAGGAAATAGCGCTTTATTTTTTGTGGAAGAATTTTCCTGAACTAAGAGCAGCATATCTTGATAAAACAAAAACATGGATTGGGTTCAACGATTACAATCTTCGTACTTTATGGCTTTCATTGGCGTTGTCCACAGAAAATTACAGCAATGATCCTGAGGTTTTGATTTCAGAATTGATTGCTTTTTCATCTGTAAAATATGAGGCAACAACCAGGCAAAATGCTTTAGAAAAATTAATTGCGTTTAAAATTATTAACGATCAGGTGCTGAGTAATTTAGTTGGGGCTACAACGCATCATATGTGGCAATTTTCGAAATTTGGAAGAGAAACTATTCGATTGTTATTAAAAAATTCTGAAATGCGTGCTTCGTTTGAAAGAATTTTGCCTAATTTGAACCCCGATGAACAATTTCAATTGAATCGTTTATTGAAAGAATAA
- a CDS encoding patatin-like phospholipase family protein — translation MRALVISGGGSKGAFAGGVAQYLLEVKKHQYDLFLGTSTGSLLIPHLALGNIEQIHSIYTNVSMSKIFNICPFVVKVKDGVDIVTINHFNVIRQFFKGKRTFGESKGLRKYIRSNFSLSDFNQLKKLKKDVVITVTNFTKNEAEYKSIKECTYEEFCDWSWISSNYVPFMSLVEKNNCEYGDGGFSSLVPIREAINRGATEIDVIILETEVNMEKTVIGKNPFSLMIDLFRIALDQVEKHDIAIGKLIANNKNVKLNLYYTPTKLTNNALIFNKEVMKNWWEQGYEYAQNKSEIMSDNK, via the coding sequence ATGAGAGCATTGGTTATTTCCGGTGGCGGCAGTAAAGGCGCATTTGCCGGGGGTGTTGCACAATATTTATTAGAAGTAAAAAAACATCAATACGATTTATTTCTTGGCACTTCAACCGGAAGTTTATTGATCCCGCATCTCGCACTCGGAAATATTGAGCAGATTCACTCGATTTACACCAATGTCAGCATGTCTAAAATATTTAATATTTGTCCATTTGTGGTTAAAGTTAAAGACGGAGTAGATATTGTAACCATTAATCACTTCAATGTAATCCGTCAGTTTTTTAAAGGGAAAAGAACGTTTGGGGAAAGTAAAGGATTAAGGAAATACATTAGAAGTAACTTCTCATTGTCTGATTTCAATCAGTTGAAAAAGCTTAAAAAGGATGTTGTCATTACGGTAACCAATTTTACAAAAAACGAAGCCGAATATAAATCGATAAAAGAATGTACTTATGAAGAGTTTTGTGACTGGTCGTGGATTTCGAGTAATTACGTTCCTTTTATGAGCCTTGTTGAAAAAAATAACTGTGAATATGGAGATGGCGGCTTCTCAAGTCTGGTTCCTATTCGCGAAGCAATCAATCGCGGAGCTACAGAAATAGATGTCATCATTCTGGAAACTGAAGTTAATATGGAGAAAACCGTGATTGGGAAAAATCCGTTTTCACTGATGATTGATTTGTTTAGAATAGCTTTGGATCAGGTTGAAAAACACGACATTGCTATAGGAAAACTAATAGCAAATAATAAAAATGTCAAACTTAATTTATATTACACGCCAACAAAGCTTACAAATAATGCCTTGATTTTTAATAAGGAAGTAATGAAAAACTGGTGGGAACAGGGATATGAATACGCTCAGAATAAATCTGAGATTATGAGTGATAATAAGTAG
- a CDS encoding sulfite exporter TauE/SafE family protein: MDSYTIFFLCVAAFAAGFIDAIVGGGGLIQTPMGLILLPNLPVSTVIGTLKIPAFSGTAFAAFQYLKNVIIQWRLLIIMMCLAVPSAFLGSTILTLVSNDFMKPLLLVVLSLLFVYTYAKKNFGQHVAKDHSATTQIMYAVVISIIIGFYDGFIGPGTGSFFVVAFIALLGFDFLHASANAKMVNLATNFGSICLFMIKGKIIWGIAIPLAISNGIGGWLGAKLAINKGNGFVRIFFLIVVVGTLIRFAYDVFYK, translated from the coding sequence ATGGATTCTTATACAATATTTTTTCTCTGTGTGGCTGCCTTTGCAGCAGGTTTTATTGATGCAATAGTGGGAGGTGGCGGACTGATTCAAACCCCTATGGGATTGATTTTGTTACCTAATCTGCCTGTTTCTACAGTTATAGGAACATTGAAGATTCCAGCCTTTAGCGGAACTGCTTTTGCGGCTTTCCAATACCTTAAAAATGTTATCATTCAGTGGCGGTTATTGATAATAATGATGTGTCTTGCAGTTCCATCAGCTTTTTTGGGTTCAACTATTTTAACACTTGTAAGCAATGATTTCATGAAACCGCTTTTACTGGTGGTATTATCTTTGCTGTTTGTGTATACGTATGCTAAGAAAAACTTCGGGCAGCATGTGGCTAAAGATCATTCTGCAACGACTCAGATTATGTATGCAGTTGTTATCAGTATTATTATTGGCTTTTATGACGGGTTTATTGGTCCGGGAACCGGCAGTTTTTTTGTGGTTGCTTTTATCGCCTTATTAGGGTTTGACTTTTTGCATGCTTCTGCAAATGCTAAAATGGTAAATCTGGCGACCAACTTTGGTTCGATTTGTCTATTCATGATAAAAGGAAAAATTATCTGGGGCATTGCAATCCCCTTGGCTATCAGTAATGGAATTGGTGGCTGGCTTGGTGCAAAACTGGCCATCAACAAAGGAAATGGTTTTGTCAGGATTTTCTTTTTGATTGTAGTTGTGGGGACTTTGATTCGGTTTGCTTATGATGTTTTTTACAAATGA
- a CDS encoding InlB B-repeat-containing protein produces the protein MKNKLAVLFGVLLLFPLCIFSQIYVSPAGKLDNEGSIGSPTTLQNAINKIVSGQTIYMRGGIYSIASTIFITRENSGSEGNLKRIEAYNGEIPILDFSEQRENNENKGIVLDGFYWYFKGIIIRKAGDNGMLLSGNNNTIDNCIFEKNRDSGLQISRYFAAYTSIDQWPSNNLVLNCESFDNKDSLAENADGFAAKLTCGKGNIFRGCISHNNSDDGWDLYTKKKTGPIGAVLFENCVAYNNGTLTNGSTTLTGDKNGFKLGGEGIPVNHILRRCIAFGNGQHGFTDNNNLGAIEMTNNTSYNNKSNGFGFRPGGKHQFRNNISYKSFKDKNFGKDVENSNVWWIKGSTNGRNPALVISDDDFVSLTVPAVLKNEDGSPNLGDFLALKTTSDFIDAGVQATGIEFSGTAPDLGARESGSQQTTDFVLKVTGKPIAGGTVTVSPVKKSYDAGEVVTLTAMPSSGYTFKSWSDGSTTATTTFKMDTNKTITANFKSIIPATYVLTTAVNPAEGGTITVNPNKATYTEGETVMLTAIPSAGNELKSWNSGETTESITVSITAEMGITATFGKKLTGTHALRIEEASPGFCKYDGVIAINSSADNRKVTNITDASGSGINYTVKVPDSGLYSVVFRYVHRGKTTNAKVKINGTNAIDLVFPITSSTTKFATTEPLTIKLIKGVNTIRLETIDALPFANIDWMEITGEAPMAESCF, from the coding sequence ATGAAAAATAAATTGGCAGTTCTATTTGGTGTTTTGTTGCTTTTTCCGCTTTGCATATTTTCTCAAATCTATGTTTCTCCGGCGGGAAAATTGGATAATGAGGGATCTATTGGAAGTCCGACAACACTGCAGAATGCCATTAATAAAATTGTTTCCGGTCAAACGATTTATATGCGTGGCGGGATTTATTCGATTGCTTCAACTATTTTTATTACCAGAGAAAATAGTGGATCTGAAGGAAACTTGAAGCGAATAGAGGCATATAATGGTGAAATCCCAATTCTTGATTTTTCGGAACAAAGGGAAAACAACGAAAATAAAGGAATTGTTCTGGATGGATTCTATTGGTATTTTAAAGGAATAATAATTAGAAAGGCTGGAGACAACGGCATGCTTCTTTCCGGAAATAACAATACAATTGACAATTGTATTTTTGAAAAAAACAGAGACAGCGGTCTTCAGATTAGCAGATATTTCGCTGCTTACACATCAATTGATCAATGGCCTTCCAATAATTTGGTCCTGAACTGCGAATCTTTTGATAATAAAGATTCATTAGCAGAAAATGCAGATGGATTTGCCGCAAAGTTAACGTGTGGGAAGGGGAATATTTTTCGTGGCTGCATTTCACATAATAATAGTGATGACGGATGGGATTTGTACACCAAGAAAAAAACCGGACCAATTGGAGCTGTACTATTCGAAAATTGTGTTGCCTACAATAATGGCACACTCACAAATGGCAGTACAACGTTGACTGGTGATAAAAATGGTTTTAAATTAGGAGGAGAAGGCATTCCAGTAAATCATATCCTCAGGCGTTGTATCGCTTTCGGGAACGGCCAGCATGGTTTTACGGACAACAATAATTTAGGAGCAATTGAGATGACTAATAATACTTCCTACAATAATAAAAGTAATGGTTTTGGTTTTCGTCCTGGTGGAAAACATCAATTCAGAAATAACATCTCTTACAAATCATTTAAGGATAAAAACTTTGGTAAAGATGTCGAAAATTCAAATGTTTGGTGGATTAAAGGAAGTACCAATGGCAGAAACCCTGCGCTTGTAATCAGTGATGATGATTTTGTTTCTTTGACTGTTCCTGCTGTTTTAAAAAATGAAGATGGAAGCCCGAACCTGGGTGATTTTCTGGCATTAAAGACGACAAGCGATTTTATTGATGCAGGAGTACAGGCAACCGGAATAGAGTTTAGCGGAACTGCGCCAGATCTTGGAGCAAGGGAGTCAGGATCTCAGCAAACAACAGATTTTGTATTAAAAGTCACAGGAAAACCAATTGCCGGAGGAACAGTGACTGTTAGTCCCGTTAAAAAAAGTTATGATGCAGGGGAGGTTGTAACCCTGACCGCAATGCCATCTTCTGGTTATACATTTAAATCATGGAGCGATGGTTCAACTACAGCCACAACGACTTTTAAAATGGATACCAATAAAACGATTACAGCTAATTTTAAAAGTATAATACCTGCCACTTACGTTTTGACAACTGCAGTTAATCCGGCTGAAGGCGGAACAATTACAGTAAATCCCAATAAAGCTACTTACACAGAAGGAGAAACAGTAATGCTTACTGCTATTCCTTCAGCGGGTAATGAATTAAAATCATGGAATTCAGGAGAAACGACTGAGTCGATAACAGTCTCAATTACTGCTGAAATGGGCATTACGGCAACTTTCGGGAAAAAACTCACAGGAACCCATGCTTTAAGGATTGAAGAAGCTTCACCTGGATTTTGTAAATATGATGGCGTAATCGCAATTAATTCAAGTGCTGATAACAGAAAAGTAACCAACATTACGGATGCTTCCGGCAGTGGAATAAATTACACGGTTAAAGTTCCGGATTCAGGGCTTTACTCGGTTGTATTTAGATATGTGCACAGAGGTAAAACAACAAATGCAAAAGTGAAGATAAATGGAACGAATGCAATTGATTTAGTTTTTCCAATAACATCCAGCA